From one Rosa rugosa chromosome 4, drRosRugo1.1, whole genome shotgun sequence genomic stretch:
- the LOC133741853 gene encoding metalloendoproteinase 2-MMP-like, with the protein MASKSNLSLFSITLLLALLTLLSYATASHPHNKSSSPFEFLEHLKGCHKGDKVKGINDLKKYLEKYGYLKYKNHSHSDDDDFDDLLEEAIKTYQINYHLKSTGTLDGKTVSKMMTPRCGVPDIINGTSSMRSAKKRHHHGSIHTTAHYSFFEGNPKWPSSKYHLTYGFLPNTPSEATGAVARAFATWAGNTHFTFSQSQSYESADLKISFHKGDHGDGAPFDGVGGILAHAFSPSDGRFHYDADEPWSVGATPGAYDLETVALHEIGHLLGLGHSSVEGAIMAPGIPPGVTRSLHGDDVQGIKALYNV; encoded by the exons ATGGCATCCAAATCTAATCTTTCTCTCTTCAGTATCACTCTCCTCCTTGCCCTTCTTACTCTCCtctcttatgcaactgcttctCATCCCCACAACAAGAGCTCTTCCCCATTTGAGTTCCTTGAGCATCTCAAGGGTTGCCACAAAGGTGATAAGGTCAAGGGCATCAATGACCTCAAGAAATACCTTGAAAAGTACGGTTACTTGAAATACAAGAATCACAGTCATTCGGACGATGATGATTTTGACGACCTTTTGGAGGAAGCCATCAAGACTTACCAGATCAATTACCACCTCAAGTCCACCGGAACATTGGATGGCAAAACAGTGTCGAAGATGATGACGCCTCGTTGTGGCGTGCCGGATATCATCAATGGCACCTCGTCCATGCGATCAGCCAAGAAAAGGCACCACCATG GTTCAATTCATACCACTGCTCACTACTCATTTTTCGAGGGAAATCCAAAATGGCCTTCCTCTAAATACCATCTCACTTACGGTTTCCTCCCCAACACCCCATCCGAAGCCACGGGCGCTGTCGCACGGGCTTTTGCAACATGGGCTGGGAACACTCACTTCACGTTTAGCCAGTCACAAAGTTACGAGAGTGCGGATTTGAAGATTAGTTTTCATAAGGGTGATCATGGAGACGGGGCTCCATTTGATGGCGTGGGTGGGATCCTAGCCCATGCTTTTAGCCCGTCGGATGGAAGATTCCACTACGACGCAGATGAGCCTTGGTCGGTGGGTGCTACACCAGGTGCTTATGACTTGGAGACTGTGGCTTTGCATGAAATAGGGCACCTTCTGGGACTTGGACATAGCTCAGTGGAGGGAGCTATCATGGCCCCAGGTATTCCCCCGGGAGTGACTCGAAGTTTGCATGGGGACGATGTTCAAGGAATCAAGGCTTTATACAACGTCTGA